From Anopheles arabiensis isolate DONGOLA chromosome 3, AaraD3, whole genome shotgun sequence, a single genomic window includes:
- the LOC120901082 gene encoding uncharacterized protein LOC120901082, whose product MQHLQEDIKGKDISANYGLSAEKVLGMWWNTSSDTFTFRLSSRHDQELLSGRKPETKREILRTLMSVYDPLGLLGHFLMYLKTLLQEVWRGGTGWDQELSDQTAGKWTEWLHVLPDVEQVTIPRCYRCISSTDANVELHVFWDASEKDMAAVAYFRFVEGWDMHIECTLVGSKTRMTQLKFLSIPRLELQAAVIGARLAKTISQNHRLSIGRTIFWTDSKNVLSWLNSDHSCYNQFVAFRIGELLEGTNLDQSRWVPTKLNVADEGTKWSKRPDLPALGRWFRGPSFLWEPESAWPNQEGVPQRTSEELRKGMNHHLVEKPLIHLERFSRWSRALRAMAFVTRFITNMRYLVKKERKVNGPLMQDELAEAERILIRFIQQKAYRDEMQQLRNRELIKHPWKKRIDKGISLYKLSPTLDDHGILRVGGRLTECVEISEPSRNPIILPRKEYGTDLLMQAYHAR is encoded by the coding sequence ATGCAACACCTGCAAGAGGATATAAAGGGGAAAGATATTAGTGCGAACTACGGTCTATCTGCCGAAAAGGTGTTGGGAATGTGGTGGAACACATCATCGGACACCTTCACATTCCGCTTATCCTCGAGGCATGATCAAGAGCTTTTATCTGGGAGAAAGCCAGAAACGAAACGTGAAATACTACGGACACTTATGAGCGTTTACGACCCTCTCGGACTACTCGGACATTTTCTAATGTATTTAAAGACTTTGCTGCAGGAAGTTTGGCGCGGAGGCACCGGTTGGGACCAAGAGTTGAGCGACCAGACGGCAGGGAAATGGACGGAGTGGTTACACGTGCTTCCCGATGTCGAACAGGTGACTATACCCCGATGCTATCGATGTATATCCTCCACAGATGCCAACGTTGAGCTGCACGTCTTTTGGGATGCGAGTGAGAAGGATATGGCTGCAGTTGCTTACTTCCGTTTCGTGGAAGGATGGGATATGCATATCGAATGCACTCTGGTAGGATCGAAAACGCGCATGACGCAGCTTAAATTTTTATCCATCCCTAGGCTGGAGCTGCAGGCCGCGGTCATCGGCGCAAGGCTAGCGAAAACCATATCGCAAAATCATCGACTGTCGATCGGACGAACCATCTTCTGGACCGACTCTAAGAACGTCCTGAGTTGGCTTAACTCAGACCACAGTTGCTACAACCAATTTGTAGCATTCCGTATAGGAGAGCTGCTAGAAGGAACTAATCTGGATCAATCGCGATGGGTTCCAACCAAGCTGAACGTAGCAGACGAGGGCACAAAATGGAGCAAACGACCAGACCTGCCAGCGCTAGGGCGGTGGTTCCGCGGGCCGTCGTTCCTTTGGGAGCCGGAAAGCGCCTGGCCGAATCAAGAAGGAGTACCACAACGTACCAGTGAAGAGCTGCGGAAAGGAATGAACCATCACCTAGTAGAGAAGCCGTTAATTCATTTGGAACGGTTTTCCAGATGGAGCCGAGCACTGAGGGCTATGGCGTTTGTGACGCGCTTCATAACAAACATGCGTTATCTAGTTAAGAAGGAGCGGAAAGTGAACGGACCGCTGATGCAGGACGAGCTAGCGGAAGCGGAGCGTATATTAATACGATTCATACAGCAGAAGGCGTATCGTGATGAGATGCAACAACTGAGAAATCGAGAGCTGATAAAGCATCCGTGGAAGAAGAGGATCGACAAAGGTATCAGTCTATACAAACTATCGCCCACCTTAGACGACCATGGGATTCTAAGAGTGGGGGGACGGCTAACCGAGTGCGTGGAAATCAGCGAACCTTCCCGCAATCCTATAATCCTGCCTAGGAAGGAGTACGGAACCGATCTCTTGATGCAAGCGTACCACGCCAGGTAA